The following proteins come from a genomic window of Puntigrus tetrazona isolate hp1 chromosome 15, ASM1883169v1, whole genome shotgun sequence:
- the irs1 gene encoding insulin receptor substrate 1-B, translating to MASLTTEQGCFSDVKKVGYLRKPKSMHKRFFVLRAASASGPSRLEYYENEKKWRHKSGAPKRSIPLESCFNINKRADSKNKHLVALYTKDEYFAIAADSELEQESWYQALVDLHNRGKVHETAAGSGVGEDNYGEATPGPAFKEVWQVILKPKGLGHTKNLIGVYRLCLTNKTISFVKLNSDAAAVVLQLMNIRRCGHSENFFFIEVGRSAVTGPGEFWMQVDDSVVAQNMHETILEAMKAMSEEFRPRSKSQSSSNCSNPISVPVRRHHHNNPPPSQVGLGRRSRAESVTATSPVRPGKHSHSFRVRASSDGEGTMSRPASVDGSPSSPSTARPQSQRHRGGSRLHPPLNHSRSIPTPTSRCSPSAISPVSLSSSSTSGHGSTSDSLFPRRSSASISGSPSDGGFISSDEYGSSPCDFRSSFRSVTPDSLGHTPPAREEEINNYICMAKPGSLPGTGSQSRSQSRGTPSRLEEPELEKCFRKRTHSSGASPPTPCHQKTPSQSSATSLEEYTVMMPTYPRSRSASSSSSTYRHSFMPTHSYPEEGIDTSQAKDHSRPDHKDDGYMPMLPGVVPATPTPKSGDYMPMSPKSVSAPQQIINPRQHSHVDSNGYMMMSPSGSCSPDGTTNYGKIWTNGVNPKLSIESMEGKVSSCGDYINMSPASCSTTSTPPDCFFNPVEDPPRPMYAYFSLPRSFKHANRKQDQSPLRMSLGSSRLAYADSSSSSASSDSLGGQGNSQQSAVKPKRSEGNGRLTRPTRLSLDASKASTLPRTRESPFPTEPKSPGEYVNIEFNDKAFSASLASLFPPVFSGSDAEAPSDLSSSEYMNMQLGSQVGRLCPEMQISTSCSDYAIITPSNSVSSPPLPCESICDRDYISMQLASCTSFPDTRMMLMTEALPDADDAPPCSASPNHDVTALSGAPGRPALIGPLSGLSAFTRVNSTSGRNQGAKVIRADPQGRRRHSSETFASTTTRGSVDTSATCQSGEVKRHSSASFENVWLRPGEASAASPASTVTNGLRENSSGSIPTLTNHDQNGLNYIDLDLVQNGEQHVPDWNAFQSRPVELGAVEGIEELSAYASINFQKSDDTRGNLTSREE from the exons ATGGCGAGCCTCACCACCGAGCAAGGATGTTTTTCGGACGTGAAGAAGGTGGGTTATTTAAGGAAACCCAAAAGCATGCACAAAAGGTTTTTTGTACTGAGGGCGGCGAGCGCCTCCGGACCGTCCCGACTGGAGTATTATGAAAACGAGAAAAAGTGGAGACACAAGTCTGGAGCGCCCAAAAGGTCCATTCCGCTGGAGAGCTGCTTTAACATCAACAAAAGAGCGGattctaaaaacaaacatctcgTCGCGCTTTATACCAAGGATGAGTACTTCGCTATCGCTGCTGACAGTGAGCTAGAGCAGGAGTCGTGGTATCAAGCCCTGGTTGATCTTCATAACAGAGGTAAGGTCCACGAAACTGCCGCGGGCAGCGGAGTTGGAGAGGATAATTACGGCGAAGCCACGCCGGGACCTGCCTTCAAAGAAGTTTGGCAGGTAATTTTGAAACCAAAGGGTCTCGGTCACACAAAGAACTTGATTGGTGTTTACAGATTATGCCTCACCAATAAGACTATCAGTTTTGTGAAACTCAATTCTGATGCGGCCGCTGTGGTCCTGCAGTTAATGAACATTAGGAGATGTGGTCACTCTGAaaatttctttttcattgaAGTCGGGAGATCAGCTGTAACCGGGCCTGGGGAGTTTTGGATGCAAGTGGACGACTCAGTCGTGGCTCAGAACATGCATGAAACTATATTAGAAGCCATGAAAGCCATGAGTGAGGAGTTCAGACCCCGCAGCAAAAGTCAGTCATCTTCCAACTGCTCAAACCCCATCTCAGTGCCTGTCAGGAGGCATCATCACAACAATCCTCCCCCCAGTCAGGTTGGTTTAGGCAGGCGCTCTCGGGCAGAGAGTGTGACAGCCACTTCTCCCGTTAGACCTGGCAAACACAGCCATTCGTTTAGAGTGAGAGCGTCCAGTGATGGGGAGGGCACCATGTCCAGGCCGGCATCCGTGGATGGAAGTCCAAGCAGTCCAAGCACAGCCCGACCTCAATCGCAGCGACACAGGGGTGGATCCAGACTTCACCCGCCACTCAATCATAGCAGGTCAATCCCCACGCCCACCTCACGGTGCTCCCCCTCCGCCATTAGCCCCGTAAGCCTATCTTCCAGTAGCACCAGCGGCCATGGATCCACATCGGACAGCCTCTTTCCACGCCGCTCCAGTGCCTCCATATCTGGATCGCCCAGCGACGGCGGATTCATCTCCTCAGATGAATACGGATCCAGTCCCTGCGACTTTCGGAGCTCCTTCCGTAGCGTGACTCCAGACTCGCTTGGCCACACGCCACCTGCCAGGGAGGAGGAGATAAACAACTACATCTGCATGGCCAAGCCTGGTTCACTTCCTGGCACCGGGAGCCAGTCGCGAAGTCAATCCAGGGGAACGCCATCGAGACTAGAGGAACCAGAGCTGGAGAAATGTTTCCGGAAGCGAACTCATTCTTCTGGCGCTTCACCGCCAACTCCTTGCCATCAGAAAACTCCCTCGCAATCGTCCGCAACTTCACTGGAGGAATATACTGTAATGATGCCCACATACCCAAGAAGCCGCTCCgcatcatcatcgtcgtcaaCATACAGGCATTCCTTCATGCCAACACATTCATACCCAGAGGAAGGTATAGACACTTCACAAGCTAAAGACCACAGTAGACCGGATCACAAAGATGACGGCTACATGCCCATGCTGCCAGGAGTTGTGCCTGCAACCCCAACACCGAAAAGCGGTGACTACATGCCCATGAGTCCAAAAAGTGTGTCTGCACCACAGCAAATTATCAACCCCAGGCAACACTCGCATGTTGACTCCAATGGTTACATGATGATGTCACCAAGTGGCAGCTGCTCTCCAGATGGCACAACAAACTACGGCAAGATCTGGACTAATGGAGTCAACCCTAAGCTTTCCATAGAGAGCATGGAAGGTAAAGTGTCATCTTGTGGAGACTACATAAACATGTCCCCGGCTAGTTGTTCAACGACCAGCACGCCTCCAGACTGCTTTTTCAATCCTGTAGAAGATCCTCCCAGGCCGATGTATGCTTACTTTTCTTTGCCCCGCTCTTTCAAACATGCCAACAGGAAGCAGGACCAGAGCCCTCTTCGGATGTCACTGGGCTCGAGTCGATTGGCGTATGCAGActcttcttcatcttcagcGAGCAGCGACAGTTTGGGAGGTCAAGGCAACTCTCAGCAATCTGCTGTCAAGCCCAAAAGGTCAGAGGGCAACGGGAGGCTGACACGTCCAACACGGTTGTCACTGGATGCTAGCAAAGCAAGTACTCTTCCACGAACACGTGAGAGTCCCTTCCCCACAGAGCCCAAAAGCCCTGGAGAGTATGTCAACATTGAATTCAACGACAAGGCGTTTTCGGCAAGCTTGGCGTCACTGTTCCCGCCTGTGTTTTCCGGAAGTGATGCTGAGGCCCCGTCAGACCTTTCATCATCTGAATACATGAACATGCAGCTGGGCTCGCAGGTTGGACGTTTGTGCCCAGAAATGCAGATTTCCACTTCCTGTTCAGACTATGCCATAATCACTCCATCAAACTCTGTATCCTCCCCTCCGCTGCCCTGTGAGAGCATATGTGACCGTGACTACATCAGCATGCAGTTAGCATCCTGCACTAGCTTTCCTGATACTCGAATGATGCTCATGACCGAAGCCTTGCCGGATGCAGATGATGCCCCTCCTTGTTCTGCATCACCCAATCATGATGTGACAGCATTAAGCGGTGCTCCAGGAAGACCTGCTCTGATCGGCCCTTTGTCAGGCCTTAGTGCATTCACACGGGTAAACTCCACTTCTGGACGGAACCAAGGGGCTAAAGTAATCCGAGCTGATCCACAGGGTCGACGACGACATAGTTCAGAAACCTTTGCTTCTACTACAACCAGGGGGTCAGTCGATACTTCAGCCACCTGTCAGTCAGGTGAAGTGAAGCGCCACAGCTCCGCCTCTTTCGAGAATGTGTGGTTAAGACCCGGCGAGGCCTCTGCTGCTTCACCTGCATCTACAGTAACCAACGGACTAAGGGAAAACTCTTCGGGCTCAATTCCCACATTAACAAACCATGACCAGAACGGCCTGAATTACATCGATCTGGATCTGGTGCAGAATGGAGAGCAGCATGTTCCAGACTGGAATGCGTTCCAATCTCGGCCAGTGGAGCTGGGAGCCGTGGAAGGTATAGAAGAGCTCAGTGCCTACGCCAGTATAAACTTCCAGAAATCAGATGATACCAGAGGGAATCTCACAAGCAGAGAAG aaTGA